In Rubrobacter radiotolerans DSM 5868, a genomic segment contains:
- a CDS encoding DUF190 domain-containing protein — protein sequence MQRTLRLRVFIGSDERYRGRPLFEAIVLAARDRGLAGATVFRGFMGYTPHEEISTADILRLAGNLPVVVDIVDLEERIESFLPFLREAVQTGFAVVSEVESEQIVPSPEDA from the coding sequence ATGCAGAGGACGCTCAGGCTGCGGGTCTTTATCGGGAGCGACGAGCGCTACCGGGGCCGGCCGCTCTTCGAGGCGATAGTGCTGGCGGCTCGCGACCGGGGGCTCGCAGGGGCCACGGTCTTCCGGGGCTTTATGGGCTACACGCCGCACGAGGAGATCTCCACCGCCGACATCCTGCGTCTCGCGGGAAACCTGCCGGTCGTCGTGGACATCGTGGACCTAGAGGAGCGCATAGAGAGCTTTCTGCCCTTCCTCCGGGAGGCGGTGCAGACGGGGTTCGCGGTCGTCTCCGAGGTCGAGTCGGAGCAGATCGTCCCCTCCCCGGAGGACGCATGA
- a CDS encoding DUF190 domain-containing protein translates to MSYSDATRARVYLRESAEFRGEPTYRLIVQAFRRAGITDLSVHRGIMGFDRASGVLSSRPLRFHADLPLVVEAVGDREQVESALPEIRSCLSRGLITLSDVQLYVSD, encoded by the coding sequence ATGAGCTACAGCGACGCAACGAGAGCCAGGGTCTACCTGCGCGAGAGCGCGGAGTTCAGAGGCGAACCTACCTACCGGCTCATCGTGCAGGCGTTCCGGAGGGCCGGCATAACGGACCTCTCCGTACATCGGGGCATCATGGGCTTCGACCGCGCCTCCGGTGTTCTCTCTTCCCGGCCGCTCAGGTTCCACGCCGACCTGCCCCTCGTCGTCGAGGCGGTCGGTGACCGGGAGCAGGTAGAGTCCGCCCTGCCGGAGATAAGGTCCTGCCTCTCCCGGGGTCTCATAACGCTCTCGGACGTTCAGCTCTACGTCTCCGACTAG
- a CDS encoding FmdB family zinc ribbon protein codes for MPIYDFDCERCGPFEARLGLDESSGALDCPDCGTSARRVYSMPAFKAFSAGQRKLRRIGERGSEPTVSVKPPVPQKPHRHAHPGRPWQLGH; via the coding sequence GTGCCGATCTACGACTTCGACTGCGAGCGGTGCGGTCCCTTCGAGGCGCGTCTAGGCCTCGACGAGTCGAGCGGCGCGCTCGACTGCCCGGATTGCGGGACCTCCGCCCGGCGCGTCTACTCCATGCCGGCCTTCAAAGCGTTCTCCGCCGGGCAGCGGAAGCTCCGCCGCATCGGGGAGCGCGGCTCCGAGCCCACGGTCTCCGTGAAACCTCCGGTCCCGCAGAAGCCGCACCGCCACGCGCACCCCGGCCGTCCCTGGCAGCTCGGCCACTAG